In Oceanispirochaeta sp., the following proteins share a genomic window:
- a CDS encoding extracellular solute-binding protein has translation MKRIGLFLLFITLIMAPALFAGGKADMTGPTRLVVSSRLYSQPGEQQFLIDEIFPGFEEANNCVVMFEILEDDPLLKRAAFQKESGRVNTDVVIAHDSRMAEWIDNDYVVPLPVENWKDRTFSKAFKNSISRGGKTYFAPVGADVYLLLANKKALPYLPAGADVQDLTWEEYVAWAVAIAEGEGEGKTAVTGVPQKSLIYMYGGMFLSYGGEFPVINSPGALKAWNVLAAMKDAYTPTVNPYDNVSSPMKTGEAWLTVAHMVRCGEAYRSNPSGYVLAPAPKGPEGIGSIAGSSGFAVVNGAPNADLAVKFIEYMTEPEMAVNIARGTGGFIPPIDEAIAKLGDSAEDEIIAKGINVMKNGIVSGVPGGDYTSWGAVKQVFDDAFQELILNRGAIDKAYLD, from the coding sequence ATGAAACGGATAGGTTTATTCCTACTATTCATCACTCTGATCATGGCCCCTGCTCTTTTTGCAGGCGGCAAGGCAGATATGACTGGTCCCACCAGATTGGTCGTATCATCCAGACTCTACTCTCAGCCGGGAGAACAGCAGTTTCTGATAGATGAAATTTTCCCCGGATTTGAAGAAGCGAACAACTGTGTCGTCATGTTTGAAATTCTTGAAGATGATCCACTGTTGAAGCGGGCCGCCTTTCAAAAAGAGTCAGGACGCGTCAATACGGATGTTGTCATTGCCCACGACAGCCGCATGGCTGAATGGATTGATAATGACTATGTTGTTCCTCTTCCTGTTGAAAACTGGAAAGACAGAACATTCTCCAAAGCATTCAAAAACAGCATATCCAGGGGTGGCAAGACGTATTTCGCCCCTGTTGGAGCCGATGTGTATCTGCTCCTTGCTAATAAAAAAGCGCTCCCCTATCTACCGGCCGGTGCGGATGTACAGGATCTGACCTGGGAAGAATATGTGGCCTGGGCCGTCGCCATTGCCGAGGGTGAGGGTGAAGGAAAAACAGCCGTAACCGGTGTTCCACAGAAATCATTGATCTATATGTACGGCGGAATGTTCCTGTCCTATGGTGGAGAATTCCCAGTGATCAACTCCCCTGGAGCCCTGAAAGCCTGGAACGTCCTGGCAGCCATGAAAGACGCCTACACTCCTACGGTTAATCCCTATGACAATGTCTCTTCTCCCATGAAAACCGGAGAAGCCTGGCTGACAGTAGCCCATATGGTTCGCTGCGGTGAAGCCTATCGCTCTAATCCTTCAGGATACGTTCTGGCACCTGCTCCTAAAGGCCCCGAAGGAATCGGATCTATTGCCGGTTCAAGCGGTTTTGCCGTGGTTAATGGTGCTCCTAATGCCGATTTGGCCGTCAAATTCATTGAATATATGACAGAGCCCGAGATGGCAGTGAATATTGCCAGGGGTACAGGCGGCTTTATTCCTCCTATCGATGAAGCCATTGCCAAACTGGGTGACTCAGCAGAAGATGAAATCATCGCCAAAGGAATCAATGTGATGAAAAACGGCATTGTTTCCGGTGTACCCGGTGGTGACTATACTTCCTGGGGTGCGGTAAAACAGGTTTTTGACGATGCCTTCCAGGAACTGATCCTGAACAGAGGGGCCATCGATAAAGCCTACCTCGATG
- a CDS encoding GntR family transcriptional regulator → MTIPVYQTIINTIQEWIQKGKFQSNDKLPSETQLMEEFSTSRITVIRALKEMELKGIIYRLKGKGSFVAEEKPRYPSEGRVISLVLPHKVDFFSGGQQYAHQIYSSCQERGYLCSLHYSDQSTRKERQILEEIEGHNVAGAIIYPISNRNAAILSRMSIKGFPMVLLDRKLEELSLPVVTSDNFQGALKAVTYLAERGHKRIGFIGAKDSDVVSERYRGYCYALTDSGIPMDMDLLITQFTGNTEDERSQLDENEALHILKKLRKKNISAIFCVNDLIAYRLLMAAQKLNISVPEELSLVGFDNLKYMDDTSWKLTTVAQDFESIARGCVSILVDMIEKGVETHVEDMIVPTRFLKGNTLG, encoded by the coding sequence GTGACCATCCCCGTATATCAGACAATTATAAACACCATTCAGGAGTGGATTCAGAAAGGCAAATTTCAGAGTAATGACAAGTTGCCTTCCGAGACTCAATTGATGGAGGAATTCTCTACCTCCCGGATAACAGTGATCAGAGCCCTGAAAGAGATGGAACTGAAGGGGATCATCTACAGGCTGAAGGGGAAGGGGTCCTTTGTGGCCGAAGAAAAACCCAGATACCCCTCAGAGGGCCGGGTCATCTCCCTTGTTCTGCCTCACAAAGTGGACTTTTTTTCGGGGGGGCAGCAGTATGCCCACCAAATTTACAGCAGCTGTCAGGAAAGAGGATACCTTTGCAGCCTTCATTATTCGGATCAGTCCACCAGGAAGGAACGTCAAATTCTGGAAGAGATTGAGGGACACAATGTTGCCGGAGCGATTATCTATCCTATCAGCAACAGGAATGCTGCTATCTTGAGCCGCATGAGCATCAAGGGGTTTCCCATGGTCCTCCTGGATCGGAAGCTGGAAGAGCTCTCCCTTCCTGTGGTCACCTCTGATAATTTTCAGGGCGCTCTGAAAGCGGTAACTTATCTCGCCGAACGGGGGCATAAGAGGATCGGTTTTATCGGTGCCAAAGACAGCGATGTTGTGAGTGAGCGCTACCGGGGATATTGCTACGCCCTGACTGACAGCGGCATACCCATGGACATGGATCTCCTTATCACTCAATTCACCGGGAATACAGAGGATGAACGGAGCCAGTTAGATGAAAATGAGGCCCTTCATATTCTCAAAAAACTCAGGAAAAAGAATATTTCTGCCATCTTCTGTGTCAATGATCTGATAGCCTACCGTCTTCTTATGGCGGCACAGAAATTGAATATATCCGTACCCGAAGAACTTTCTCTGGTTGGTTTTGATAATCTGAAGTATATGGATGATACCAGCTGGAAACTGACCACCGTGGCCCAGGATTTCGAATCCATCGCCAGGGGCTGTGTCTCCATTCTGGTGGATATGATCGAGAAAGGAGTGGAAACGCATGTTGAAGATATGATAGTGCCCACCAGATTCCTGAAAGGGAACACCCTAGGCTGA